A single window of Larimichthys crocea isolate SSNF chromosome XII, L_crocea_2.0, whole genome shotgun sequence DNA harbors:
- the LOC104918692 gene encoding hemoglobin subunit alpha-A, giving the protein MSLSGKDKNIVKAFWDKVSPKATDIGAEALGRMLTVYPQTKTYFSKWADLSASSAQVKKHGGVIMAAVGDAVSKIDDLVSGLKNLSELHAFELRVDPANFRILAHNIMVVLAMYYPADFTPEVHLSVDKFLQNLALALSEKYR; this is encoded by the exons ATGAGTCTCTCTGGAAAAGACAAGAACATAGTCAAGGCTTTCTGGGATAAAGTGTCCCCGAAGGCCACTGATATTGGAGCTGAGGCTCTGGGCAG GATGCTGACTGTTTATCCTCAAACCAAGACCTATTTTTCCAAATGGGCTGATTTAAGCGCTTCTTCCGCACAAGTGAAGAAGCATGGTGGGGTGATCATGGCAGCCGTTGGAGATGCTGTCTCAAAAATTGATGACCTTGTCTCTGGGTTGAAGAACCTCAGCGAGCTGCATGCCTTCGAGCTCAGAGTGGATCCTGCCAACTTCAGG ATTCTGGCCCACAACATCATGGTGGTTTTGGCCATGTACTACCCCGCAGACTTCACCCCAGAAGTTCACCTCTCTGTTGACAAGTTCCTGCAGAACCTGGCTTTGGCTCTGTCCGAGAAATACCGCTAA
- the LOC104918690 gene encoding hemoglobin subunit beta, producing the protein MVEWTDFERATIQDIFAKINYEEVGPAALTRCLIVYPWTQRYFGNFGNLYNAATIIGNPKIAQHGVTILHGLDRGVQNLDNIKKTYAELSVLHSEKLHVDPDNFRLLSDCLTIVLAAKLGNAFTGDVQAAFQKFLSVVVASLGKQYH; encoded by the exons ATGGTCGAATGGACAGACTTTGAGCGCGCCACCATCCAGGACATCTTCGCCAAGATCAACTATGAGGAAGTGGGACCTGCAGCTCTTACCAG GTGTCTGATCGTCTACCCCTGGACTCAGAGGTATTTCGGGAACTTTGGAAACCTCTACAACGCCGCTACCATCATTGGAAATCCGAAAATTGCACAGCACGGAGTAACTATCCTCCACGGTCTGGACCGGGGTGTGCAGAACTTGGATAACATCAAGAAAACCTATGCCGAACTGAGTGTGCTGCACTCCGAGAAATTGCACGTCGACCCGGACAACTTCAGG CtgttgtctgactgtctgaccaTCGTGCTTGCTGCAAAGTTGGGCAACGCGTtcactggtgacgtccaggccGCTTTTCAGAAGTTCCTGTCCGTGGTGGTGGCCTCCCTGGGAAAACAGTACCACtag